In a genomic window of Streptococcus oralis:
- a CDS encoding bifunctional 4-hydroxy-2-oxoglutarate aldolase/2-dehydro-3-deoxy-phosphogluconate aldolase gives MTKSDTIIELKKQKIVAVIRGNTKEEGLQASIACIKGGIKAIEIAYTNQYAGQIIKELVDLYQDDQSVCIGAGTVLDAVTARDAILAGANYVVSPSFHAETAKMCNLYSTPYIPGCITLTEITTALEAGSEIIKLFPGSALSPSYISAVKAPIPQVSVMVTGGVGLNNIPQWFAAGADAVGIGGELNKLASQGDFDRISEIAQQYVTLR, from the coding sequence ATGACCAAATCAGATACGATTATTGAACTAAAAAAACAAAAAATTGTCGCTGTCATTCGAGGAAATACAAAGGAAGAAGGACTACAAGCCTCGATTGCTTGTATCAAGGGCGGTATCAAAGCTATTGAAATTGCCTATACCAATCAGTATGCAGGGCAAATCATCAAGGAACTTGTAGACTTGTATCAGGACGATCAGAGTGTTTGTATCGGTGCAGGTACTGTGCTTGATGCCGTAACTGCTAGAGATGCCATTCTAGCCGGAGCAAATTACGTTGTTTCTCCATCTTTCCATGCTGAAACTGCAAAAATGTGCAATCTTTACAGCACACCGTACATTCCAGGCTGTATTACCCTCACAGAGATAACGACTGCACTTGAAGCCGGTAGTGAAATCATCAAACTCTTCCCAGGTAGTGCTCTCAGTCCATCATATATCTCTGCAGTCAAGGCGCCAATCCCACAAGTTTCCGTAATGGTAACCGGAGGAGTCGGCCTAAATAACATTCCTCAATGGTTCGCTGCTGGTGCAGACGCCGTTGGAATTGGTGGCGAACTCAATAAACTCGCTTCCCAAGGCGACTTTGACCGCATCAGCGAGATTGCCCAACAGTATGTTACACTCAGATAA
- a CDS encoding glutathione peroxidase: protein MTSVYDFSVLNQNNQATPLDSYRGNVLLIVNTATGCGLTPQYQGLQELYERYQDQGFEILDFPCNQFMGQAPGSAEEINSFCSLHYQTTFPRFAKIKVNGKEADPLYVWLKDQKSGPLGKRIEWNFAKFLIGRDGQVLERFSSKTDPQTIQESLQKIL from the coding sequence ATGACCAGTGTATATGATTTTTCCGTTTTAAACCAAAATAATCAAGCAACTCCCCTGGATAGCTATCGTGGTAACGTTCTCTTGATTGTCAACACTGCTACAGGATGTGGTTTAACGCCCCAGTACCAGGGACTTCAAGAACTCTATGAACGCTATCAAGATCAGGGCTTTGAAATCCTAGATTTCCCTTGCAATCAGTTTATGGGACAAGCACCCGGCAGCGCAGAGGAAATCAATAGCTTCTGTAGCCTACACTATCAGACAACTTTTCCTCGCTTTGCCAAGATCAAGGTCAACGGCAAGGAGGCAGATCCTCTTTATGTTTGGCTAAAAGACCAGAAATCTGGCCCGCTAGGAAAACGAATCGAATGGAATTTTGCTAAGTTTCTCATTGGTCGAGATGGGCAAGTCCTTGAGCGCTTCTCTTCTAAAACAGACCCCCAAACCATCCAAGAGTCTCTTCAAAAAATACTTTAA
- a CDS encoding DUF5960 family protein: MTRKDLYENKLQMDYFSEAYIRFEEDFQKYSAMNVPLTFLIDDILRTMAMNQKNYFVLNKENAKDGREHRFYFRVVTEKECPRNRTYAYAGLKNSSQ; this comes from the coding sequence ATGACTAGAAAAGACTTGTATGAAAACAAACTGCAGATGGATTATTTTTCAGAAGCCTATATTCGTTTTGAAGAGGATTTTCAAAAATACTCTGCTATGAATGTGCCTTTGACTTTTTTGATCGATGACATCCTACGCACTATGGCGATGAATCAGAAAAACTACTTTGTCTTAAACAAGGAAAACGCCAAGGATGGGCGGGAGCATCGCTTTTATTTTAGGGTGGTGACGGAAAAAGAGTGTCCCAGAAATCGAACCTATGCATACGCTGGACTCAAAAATAGTAGTCAGTGA
- a CDS encoding alpha-L-fucosidase yields MNRYLFEKGQTFSIRKLTVGVASVIVGLAFFASGTVRADETSPATTSNLDQQMKQVADIEETKTEPVKEEGRVEAEKQETPAADTNSADLLPEDIQDRAYPDTPVKELDTTTIVDQKASPKVETKSILKDKEEAPKETENGNRAIINGGQDLKHINYEGQPATAATMVYSTYNAGEQRYLVSGSGIFVAPNLILTVAHNFLEANKETGEGHIRGGKSAQFYYNVGSNSEKKNSLPSSGTTVLFREKDIHFWNKKEFGKGYKNDLALVEAPIPLPIASPNKAATFAPLADYKTHQPGEAISTIGYPTDSSSKELKQPILAGQLYKADGTIRSVESYDDKGTTGITYKTTSVSGLSGGGIVDSQGKVLGVHQHGTVDNGVAEKDRFGGGLVLSPEQLKWVKDMIAKYGVKGWYQGDNGNRYYFTDEGRMLRNEKAVIGSNEYSFNQDGIATLTKGVEYGRVVIQHEDEEGNPVKDNDTFIEQTAVDSPFDYNFKKEIEKTDFYQKNKDKYEIVSIDGVAVNKQLKGTWAEDHNVVSKAPAGTRVIKVVYKVNKGSFKVYYRQKGTTTELAEATVDNNDGQEYDVSFVNTFHAKDIAGYRPVKASLEARIQQKGVNEVVFEYEPVADTANPTTPTPPVAHPEDKETEIGNHGPLPSKAQLDYHKEELAAFIHYGMNTYTNSEWGNGKEDPRYFNPTNLDTDQWIRTLKETGFKRTIMVVKHHDGFVAYPSKYTNHTVAASPWKDGKGDLLEEVSKSASKYDMNMGVYLSPWDANHPKYHVATEKEYNQYYLNQLKEILGNPKYGNKGKFIEVWMDGARGSGAQKVTYTFDEWFKYIKEAEGDIAIFSAQPTSVRWIGNERGIAGDPVWHKVKRANITDDVKNEYLNHGDPDGDMYSVGEADVSIRSGWFYHDNQQPKSLKELMDIYFKSVGRGTPLLLNIPPNKEGKFADADVARLKEFKATLDQMYATDFAKGATVTASSTRQNHLYKESHLTDGKDDTSWALSNDATTGSFTVDLGQKRRFDVVELKEDIAKGQRISGFKIEVEINGRWVTYGEGSTVGYRRLVQGKPVEAQKIRVTITGAQATPILTNFSVYKTPSSIEKTDGYPLGLEYHSNTTADTAGTTWYNESEGVRGTSMWTNQKDAKASYSFTGTKAYVVSTVDPGHGEMSVYVDGQKVADVQTKNASRKRSQKVFETGDLAPGQHTITLVNKTGEPIATEGIYTLNNDSKGMFELESTNYEVEKGKPVTVKIKRVGGSKGAATVRFITEPGTGVHGKVYQDTTQDVTFKDGETEKTVTIPTIDFTEQADSVFDFKAKLTSVTDGALLGFATDATIQVMKAELLIKDQTSYDDQASQLDYSPGWHHETNSADKYQKTESWASFGRLTDEQKKKTTVTAYFYGTGLDIKGYVDPNHGIYKVFLDGKEVPYQDGMGNASTIDGKKYFSGRAAQRQGNQTLVSLKGLDENLHAVTLQLDPDRNDLSQNIGIQVDQFITRGEGSELYSKADIIQSISKWKDDLSNFDPAGLKNTATARQAFQANLEKLRNQLSADAVDVQDVMLTVSALQDILSKDENYQRGQEEPSPEQPEQPEEPSKPDQPAEPKQPEIEYDKAMDSLAKAIEKKVAELGSNKEAKKKLLAIADQAIAAIQEAKTQEAVNKALETALEQINKLEAAQPEKPAEPEKPVQPEKPTQPENPVQPEKPGQPEQPAQPKQPEIEYDKAMDSLTKAIEKKVAELGSNKEAKKKLLEIADQAIAAIQEAKTQEAVNQALKTALEQINKLEAAQPEKPAEPEKPVQPEKPTQPEKPAQPEQPAQPETPVQPEKPAQPEKPAQPEKPVQPEKPAQPEQPAQPETPAQPENPVQPEKPAEPEKPAQPEKPAQPETPAQPEKPAQPETPAQPEKPAQPEKPAQPEKPAQPEKPAQPEKPTQPEKPAQPEKPITSSSPEEGVKDLVFTLPSLEIVNKVVPFKTIRRENPQLDKGKEQVLSEGKDGLLVEYVEVDGDNRKVLQTEATPAQDRVIEVGSKQSSVGTEAPPVVTLPEYVLPRETEKPAPAVTDNSSSKDEKAPVTATVKEDKERLLPATGEQEASAFLFLAAITSILSLLIFQKNFKD; encoded by the coding sequence ATGAATCGATACCTTTTTGAAAAAGGGCAAACATTTAGCATTCGGAAGTTGACTGTAGGTGTGGCGTCTGTTATCGTGGGACTGGCATTTTTTGCTTCTGGAACCGTGCGTGCAGACGAAACGTCTCCTGCCACGACATCCAATTTAGATCAGCAAATGAAACAAGTCGCAGATATAGAAGAGACCAAGACTGAACCAGTCAAAGAAGAAGGTCGTGTAGAAGCTGAAAAACAAGAAACACCTGCTGCCGATACCAACAGTGCTGACTTGCTCCCTGAAGACATTCAGGACCGTGCCTATCCCGACACACCTGTCAAAGAACTCGATACGACTACTATCGTTGACCAGAAAGCTAGTCCAAAAGTAGAAACTAAGAGCATTCTAAAGGACAAGGAAGAAGCTCCAAAAGAAACTGAGAACGGAAACCGTGCCATCATTAACGGTGGACAAGACCTCAAACACATCAACTACGAGGGACAACCTGCTACTGCTGCCACTATGGTTTACAGCACTTACAATGCAGGGGAACAACGCTACCTCGTTTCAGGCTCAGGTATCTTCGTAGCACCTAACCTGATCCTTACCGTTGCTCATAACTTCTTAGAGGCCAATAAAGAAACTGGCGAGGGTCACATTCGTGGTGGAAAATCTGCCCAGTTCTACTATAACGTTGGTTCAAACAGCGAAAAGAAAAATTCACTGCCATCTTCTGGAACTACGGTTTTATTCAGAGAAAAAGATATCCATTTCTGGAACAAGAAAGAGTTTGGAAAAGGCTATAAGAACGACCTTGCTCTTGTAGAAGCTCCTATTCCTCTTCCGATTGCCAGTCCAAACAAAGCAGCAACCTTTGCACCTTTAGCGGATTACAAGACGCATCAGCCGGGAGAAGCCATCAGTACGATTGGCTACCCAACTGACTCGAGCTCAAAAGAACTGAAACAACCTATCCTAGCTGGTCAGCTTTACAAGGCAGATGGGACCATCCGATCTGTTGAGTCCTATGATGATAAGGGAACGACTGGTATCACCTACAAAACCACTTCTGTATCTGGTTTGTCTGGTGGCGGGATTGTCGATAGCCAAGGAAAAGTTCTGGGGGTTCACCAACACGGAACCGTTGACAATGGTGTGGCTGAAAAGGATCGCTTTGGTGGCGGACTCGTCCTTTCACCTGAACAACTGAAATGGGTGAAGGACATGATTGCCAAGTATGGTGTGAAAGGCTGGTACCAAGGTGATAACGGAAATCGTTACTATTTTACTGATGAGGGGCGTATGCTTCGGAATGAGAAAGCTGTGATCGGAAGCAACGAATATTCCTTCAACCAAGATGGGATTGCTACCTTGACCAAGGGAGTTGAATACGGTCGTGTGGTTATCCAACACGAAGACGAAGAAGGAAATCCTGTCAAAGATAATGACACCTTTATCGAACAGACAGCTGTTGATTCGCCATTTGACTATAATTTCAAAAAAGAAATCGAGAAAACGGACTTCTATCAGAAGAATAAAGACAAATACGAAATTGTATCCATTGATGGTGTAGCGGTCAATAAACAACTAAAAGGTACTTGGGCTGAAGATCACAATGTTGTCAGCAAAGCGCCTGCCGGTACACGTGTCATCAAGGTGGTCTATAAAGTTAACAAAGGCTCCTTCAAAGTTTACTACCGTCAAAAAGGAACCACTACTGAACTAGCGGAAGCGACAGTTGATAACAATGACGGCCAAGAGTATGACGTTTCCTTTGTCAACACCTTCCATGCAAAAGACATTGCTGGTTACCGTCCAGTCAAGGCTAGCTTGGAAGCAAGGATCCAGCAAAAAGGGGTGAATGAGGTCGTCTTTGAATACGAGCCAGTCGCTGATACAGCTAATCCAACGACTCCGACTCCACCAGTGGCTCATCCAGAAGATAAGGAAACTGAGATTGGCAATCATGGACCTCTTCCAAGCAAGGCTCAACTCGATTACCACAAGGAAGAATTGGCAGCTTTCATCCACTACGGAATGAACACTTATACCAATTCTGAATGGGGAAATGGGAAAGAAGACCCCCGATACTTCAATCCAACCAACTTGGATACTGACCAGTGGATTCGCACTCTGAAGGAAACGGGCTTCAAACGAACCATTATGGTTGTTAAACACCACGACGGATTCGTTGCTTATCCATCTAAGTACACCAACCATACCGTAGCTGCTAGCCCATGGAAAGATGGAAAGGGTGACCTTCTTGAAGAAGTTTCCAAGTCTGCTAGCAAATACGACATGAACATGGGTGTTTACTTGTCACCATGGGATGCCAACCATCCAAAATACCATGTTGCAACCGAAAAAGAATACAACCAATACTATCTCAACCAGCTGAAAGAAATCCTTGGTAATCCAAAATACGGTAATAAAGGGAAATTTATCGAGGTTTGGATGGACGGTGCGCGTGGTAGCGGTGCCCAAAAAGTGACCTACACTTTTGATGAATGGTTCAAATACATCAAAGAAGCTGAAGGAGATATCGCTATCTTCTCTGCTCAACCGACAAGCGTTCGCTGGATCGGAAATGAACGGGGAATCGCAGGTGACCCTGTATGGCATAAAGTCAAACGGGCCAACATCACAGACGATGTGAAAAACGAATACCTCAACCATGGTGACCCTGATGGTGATATGTACTCTGTAGGGGAAGCTGATGTTTCGATCCGTTCGGGCTGGTTCTACCATGACAATCAACAGCCGAAATCACTCAAAGAGTTGATGGACATCTACTTCAAGTCTGTTGGTCGTGGAACCCCACTCCTTCTCAATATTCCACCAAATAAAGAAGGAAAATTCGCAGATGCGGATGTGGCTCGCTTGAAGGAATTCAAAGCAACCCTAGATCAAATGTATGCGACTGACTTTGCCAAAGGTGCCACCGTAACAGCAAGTTCGACTCGTCAAAACCACCTTTACAAGGAAAGCCACCTCACAGACGGTAAAGATGACACCAGCTGGGCGCTCTCAAATGATGCCACAACCGGTAGCTTTACAGTCGATTTGGGGCAAAAGAGACGCTTTGACGTCGTTGAACTCAAGGAAGATATCGCCAAAGGTCAACGTATCTCTGGTTTCAAGATTGAAGTTGAAATCAACGGACGTTGGGTGACATACGGCGAAGGTTCGACCGTTGGTTACCGTCGCTTGGTTCAAGGCAAGCCTGTTGAAGCACAAAAAATCCGTGTAACCATCACTGGTGCTCAAGCAACTCCAATCTTGACTAACTTCTCAGTCTACAAGACACCAAGCAGCATTGAAAAGACTGATGGCTATCCTCTTGGACTGGAATACCACTCAAACACAACTGCGGATACAGCCGGAACAACTTGGTACAATGAATCTGAAGGGGTTCGTGGCACTTCTATGTGGACCAATCAAAAAGATGCCAAAGCAAGCTATTCCTTCACAGGAACCAAGGCCTATGTCGTCTCTACGGTCGATCCAGGTCATGGAGAAATGTCCGTCTACGTTGATGGTCAAAAGGTTGCAGATGTTCAAACTAAGAATGCTAGCCGTAAACGTAGCCAAAAAGTCTTTGAGACAGGCGATTTAGCACCAGGCCAACACACTATTACCCTCGTGAACAAAACAGGCGAACCAATTGCTACAGAAGGAATCTACACCCTAAACAATGATAGCAAAGGGATGTTTGAACTTGAGTCTACCAACTACGAAGTCGAAAAAGGAAAACCAGTCACTGTTAAGATTAAACGTGTTGGTGGAAGCAAGGGGGCTGCTACTGTTCGCTTCATCACAGAACCTGGAACTGGAGTTCACGGTAAAGTTTACCAAGATACAACTCAAGATGTGACCTTTAAAGATGGAGAAACAGAAAAGACTGTTACCATCCCAACGATTGACTTTACAGAACAGGCCGACTCTGTCTTTGACTTCAAAGCCAAGCTCACTTCTGTCACTGATGGTGCCCTGCTCGGTTTTGCTACAGATGCAACCATCCAAGTGATGAAAGCCGAATTGCTAATCAAGGACCAAACAAGTTATGATGACCAAGCTAGTCAGTTGGATTACAGTCCTGGCTGGCACCATGAAACCAATTCGGCAGACAAGTACCAAAAGACTGAGTCTTGGGCTTCCTTTGGTCGCTTAACTGATGAGCAAAAGAAAAAGACAACTGTCACAGCCTACTTCTACGGTACTGGACTTGATATCAAGGGCTATGTCGATCCAAATCATGGTATCTACAAAGTCTTCTTAGATGGCAAAGAAGTTCCTTACCAAGATGGAATGGGAAATGCTTCAACTATTGATGGTAAGAAATACTTTAGCGGTCGTGCAGCTCAACGCCAAGGCAATCAAACTCTGGTTAGCCTAAAAGGTCTGGACGAAAACTTGCACGCAGTCACACTTCAACTAGATCCTGATCGAAACGATCTGTCTCAAAATATCGGTATTCAGGTAGACCAATTCATCACTCGTGGCGAAGGTAGCGAACTCTACAGCAAGGCAGATATCATCCAGTCTATCTCTAAATGGAAAGACGATCTGTCCAACTTTGACCCAGCAGGCTTGAAAAATACGGCCACTGCACGCCAAGCTTTCCAAGCAAATCTAGAAAAATTGAGAAACCAACTCAGTGCTGATGCAGTGGATGTTCAGGATGTCATGTTGACAGTCAGTGCCCTACAAGATATCCTATCCAAGGATGAGAACTATCAAAGAGGCCAAGAGGAACCTAGTCCAGAGCAACCGGAACAGCCTGAAGAACCTTCTAAACCTGATCAACCAGCTGAACCAAAACAACCGGAAATTGAGTACGATAAGGCTATGGACAGCTTGGCAAAAGCTATCGAGAAAAAAGTCGCTGAGCTTGGATCCAACAAGGAAGCTAAGAAGAAATTATTAGCAATTGCTGACCAAGCCATTGCTGCCATCCAAGAAGCTAAAACTCAGGAAGCAGTCAATAAAGCGCTAGAAACTGCTCTCGAACAAATCAACAAACTCGAAGCGGCTCAGCCTGAGAAACCTGCTGAACCTGAAAAACCAGTTCAGCCTGAAAAACCAACTCAACCTGAGAATCCAGTTCAACCTGAGAAACCTGGCCAGCCTGAGCAACCAGCTCAACCAAAACAACCGGAAATTGAGTATGATAAGGCTATGGACAGCTTGACAAAAGCTATCGAGAAAAAAGTCGCTGAGCTTGGATCCAACAAGGAAGCTAAGAAGAAATTATTAGAAATTGCTGACCAAGCCATTGCTGCCATCCAGGAAGCTAAAACTCAGGAAGCAGTCAATCAAGCGCTAAAAACTGCTCTCGAACAAATCAACAAACTCGAAGCAGCTCAGCCTGAGAAACCTGCTGAACCTGAAAAACCAGTTCAACCTGAAAAACCTACTCAACCGGAAAAACCGGCGCAACCTGAACAACCGGCGCAACCGGAAACTCCAGTTCAACCGGAAAAACCGGCTCAACCTGAAAAACCCGCTCAACCTGAAAAGCCAGTTCAACCGGAAAAACCGGCTCAACCTGAACAACCGGCGCAACCGGAAACTCCAGCGCAACCTGAGAATCCAGTTCAACCGGAAAAACCTGCTGAGCCTGAAAAACCAGCTCAGCCTGAGAAACCTGCTCAACCGGAAACTCCAGCGCAACCGGAAAAACCTGCTCAACCGGAAACTCCAGCGCAACCGGAAAAACCGGCTCAACCTGAGAAACCGGCGCAACCGGAAAAGCCAGCTCAGCCTGAAAAGCCAGCTCAGCCTGAAAAGCCGACTCAACCTGAGAAACCGGCGCAACCTGAGAAACCAATTACTTCTTCAAGTCCTGAGGAAGGGGTTAAAGACCTTGTCTTTACACTTCCAAGCTTAGAAATCGTCAATAAGGTCGTACCGTTCAAGACGATTCGTCGCGAAAACCCACAATTAGACAAAGGAAAAGAGCAAGTTCTATCAGAAGGGAAAGACGGTCTCTTAGTCGAGTATGTTGAAGTGGACGGTGACAATCGCAAGGTTCTCCAAACAGAAGCAACTCCAGCTCAAGATCGAGTGATTGAGGTAGGTAGCAAACAAAGCTCAGTTGGAACAGAAGCGCCACCAGTTGTGACTCTTCCTGAGTATGTTCTACCAAGAGAGACTGAAAAACCTGCGCCAGCCGTAACAGATAATTCATCATCAAAAGATGAAAAAGCTCCTGTTACAGCTACAGTCAAAGAAGACAAGGAAAGACTACTCCCTGCAACTGGGGAACAAGAAGCAAGTGCCTTCCTCTTCTTGGCAGCCATTACTTCTATCTTGTCTCTCCTCATCTTCCAAAAGAATTTCAAAGACTAA
- a CDS encoding LPXTG-anchored hyaluronate lyase — translation MQTKTKKLIVSLSSLVLSGFLLNHYMTVGAEETTTNTIQQSQKEIQYQQRDTKNLVENGDFSQTENGSSPWTGSKAKGWSAWVDQKNSSSGASTRVIEAKDGAVTISSSEKLRAVVHRMVPIEAKKKYKLRFKIKTDNKVGIAKVRIIEESGKDKQLWNSATTSGTKDWQTIEADYSPTLDVDKIKLELFYETGTGTVSFKDIELVEVADQPSEDSQTDKQLEEKIDLPIGKKHVFALADYTYKVENPDVASVKNGILEPLKEGTTNVIVSKDGKEVKKIPLKILASVKDAYTDRLDDWNGIIAGNQYYDSKNEQMAKLNQELEGKVADSLSSISSQADRTYLWEKFSNYKTSANLTATYRKLEEMAKQVTNPSSRYYQDETVIRTVRDSMEWMHKHVYNSEKSIVGNWWDYEIGTPRAINNTLSLMKKYFSDEEIKKYTDVIEKFVPDPEHFRKTTDNPFKALGGNLVDMGRVKVIAGLLRKDDQEISSTIRSIEQVFKLVDQGEGFYQDGSYIDHTNVAYTGAYGNVLIDGLSQLLPVIQKTKSPIDKDKMQTMYHWIDKSFAPLLVNGELMDMSRGRSISRANSEGHVAAVEVLRGIHRIADMSEGETKQRLQSLVKTIVQSDSYYDVFKNLKTYKDISLMQSLLSDAGVASVPRTSYLSAFNKMDKTAMYNAEKGFGFGLSLFSSRTLNYEHMNKENKCGWYTSDGMFYLYNGDLSHYSDGYWPTVNPYKMPGTTETDAKRLDSDTGKVLPSAFVGTSKLDETNATATMDFTNWNQTLTAHKSWFMLKDKIAFLGSNIQNTSTDTAATTIDQRKLESSDPYKVYVNDKEASLTEQEKDYPETQSVFLESSNSKKNIGYFFFKKSSISMSKAVQKGSWKDINEGQSDKEVENEFLTISQAHKQNGDSYGYMLIPNVDRATFNQMVKELESSLIDNNETLQSVYDAKQGVWGIVKYDDSVSTISNQFQVLKRGVYTIRKEGDDYKVAYYNPETQESAPDQEVFKKLEQAAQPQTQDSKEKEKSEEEKNHSDQKNLPHTGEGQSILASLGLLLLGAVYLFRRGKNN, via the coding sequence ATGCAAACAAAAACAAAGAAGCTCATTGTGAGTTTGTCTTCACTTGTTTTATCGGGATTTTTATTAAACCATTATATGACAGTTGGAGCGGAAGAAACGACTACGAATACCATTCAGCAAAGCCAGAAGGAAATTCAGTATCAGCAAAGGGATACCAAAAATTTAGTTGAAAATGGTGATTTTAGTCAGACGGAGAACGGAAGCAGTCCTTGGACAGGAAGCAAAGCTAAGGGGTGGTCAGCTTGGGTAGACCAGAAGAATAGTTCTTCAGGTGCCTCAACTCGAGTCATTGAAGCCAAGGATGGGGCTGTCACTATCTCAAGTTCTGAGAAACTAAGGGCAGTAGTTCACCGTATGGTCCCTATTGAAGCTAAGAAAAAGTATAAACTGCGTTTCAAGATTAAAACAGATAATAAAGTCGGGATTGCCAAGGTTCGTATCATTGAGGAAAGTGGTAAGGACAAGCAATTGTGGAATTCTGCAACGACGTCAGGAACAAAGGACTGGCAGACCATTGAAGCAGACTATAGCCCGACTTTAGATGTTGATAAAATCAAGCTGGAGTTATTCTATGAAACGGGAACAGGGACTGTTTCCTTTAAGGATATTGAGCTAGTAGAGGTAGCAGACCAGCCTTCTGAGGATTCTCAAACAGATAAACAGCTTGAGGAAAAGATTGATTTACCAATTGGGAAAAAACATGTTTTTGCTCTTGCGGACTATACTTATAAGGTAGAAAATCCTGACGTTGCTTCAGTCAAAAATGGAATTTTAGAACCTCTTAAGGAAGGGACAACCAATGTCATTGTCAGTAAAGATGGCAAGGAAGTGAAAAAGATTCCTTTGAAGATTCTAGCCTCTGTTAAGGATGCATACACAGATCGTTTGGATGACTGGAATGGCATCATCGCTGGGAATCAATACTATGATTCTAAAAATGAACAGATGGCCAAATTAAACCAGGAACTGGAAGGAAAGGTAGCTGATAGCCTATCCAGTATTTCAAGTCAGGCGGACCGCACCTATTTGTGGGAAAAATTTTCAAATTATAAAACGTCTGCGAATCTGACTGCCACTTATCGGAAATTAGAGGAGATGGCCAAGCAAGTGACCAATCCTTCTTCTCGTTATTATCAAGATGAAACCGTCATTCGAACAGTTAGGGATTCCATGGAATGGATGCATAAACATGTCTACAATAGTGAAAAGAGCATTGTTGGGAACTGGTGGGATTATGAAATCGGTACACCTCGTGCCATCAACAATACCTTGTCTCTGATGAAAAAATACTTCTCTGATGAGGAAATTAAAAAATATACAGATGTGATTGAAAAATTTGTACCAGATCCCGAACATTTCCGAAAGACGACTGATAACCCATTTAAGGCCCTAGGTGGAAACTTAGTGGATATGGGAAGGGTAAAAGTGATAGCTGGTTTACTGCGCAAGGATGATCAAGAAATTTCTTCTACCATTCGTTCGATTGAGCAAGTGTTTAAGTTGGTAGACCAAGGTGAAGGTTTTTATCAGGATGGATCTTATATTGACCATACCAATGTTGCTTATACGGGTGCTTATGGAAATGTCTTGATTGATGGCCTGTCTCAACTGTTGCCAGTCATTCAAAAGACCAAGAGTCCAATCGATAAAGATAAAATGCAAACTATGTACCACTGGATTGATAAATCGTTTGCTCCTTTGCTGGTGAATGGAGAGCTGATGGACATGAGTCGTGGCCGCTCTATCAGTCGTGCAAATAGCGAGGGGCATGTGGCCGCAGTAGAAGTACTAAGAGGGATTCACCGGATAGCGGATATGTCTGAAGGAGAAACCAAACAACGGTTGCAGAGTCTTGTGAAGACCATTGTTCAATCGGATAGTTATTATGATGTCTTTAAGAATTTGAAGACTTATAAGGATATCAGTTTGATGCAATCCTTGTTAAGTGATGCTGGAGTCGCAAGTGTTCCAAGAACAAGTTACCTATCTGCCTTTAATAAGATGGATAAAACAGCTATGTACAATGCAGAGAAAGGATTTGGATTTGGCTTGTCACTCTTTTCCAGTCGTACCTTGAATTACGAACACATGAACAAGGAAAACAAATGTGGTTGGTATACAAGTGATGGGATGTTCTATCTTTACAATGGCGATTTGAGTCACTATAGCGATGGCTACTGGCCAACAGTTAATCCCTATAAGATGCCTGGTACGACAGAGACGGACGCTAAGAGATTGGATAGCGATACAGGTAAAGTCCTACCGTCTGCTTTCGTTGGAACGAGCAAACTAGATGAGACCAATGCAACAGCAACCATGGATTTCACCAACTGGAATCAAACATTGACTGCTCATAAGAGCTGGTTTATGCTGAAGGATAAGATTGCCTTTTTAGGAAGCAATATCCAGAACACTTCAACAGATACTGCTGCAACTACAATTGACCAGAGAAAACTGGAATCAAGTGATCCATATAAAGTCTATGTCAATGATAAAGAAGCCTCCCTCACAGAACAAGAAAAGGATTATCCTGAAACTCAAAGTGTCTTTTTAGAATCGTCCAATTCGAAAAAGAATATTGGTTACTTTTTCTTTAAGAAGAGTTCAATCAGTATGAGTAAGGCTGTCCAAAAGGGATCTTGGAAGGATATCAATGAAGGACAGTCAGACAAGGAAGTCGAAAATGAATTTCTTACGATTAGTCAGGCTCATAAGCAAAATGGAGATTCTTATGGCTATATGCTCATCCCTAACGTGGATCGTGCCACCTTCAATCAAATGGTAAAAGAGTTAGAAAGTAGCCTCATCGATAACAATGAGACCCTTCAGTCTGTTTATGATGCCAAACAAGGAGTTTGGGGCATTGTGAAATATGATGATTCTGTCTCTACTATTTCCAACCAATTCCAAGTCTTGAAACGTGGAGTCTATACTATTCGAAAAGAAGGGGATGACTATAAGGTTGCCTACTACAATCCTGAAACCCAGGAATCAGCGCCAGATCAGGAAGTCTTTAAAAAGTTAGAACAAGCAGCTCAGCCACAAACTCAGGATTCAAAAGAAAAGGAAAAATCTGAAGAAGAAAAGAACCATTCGGATCAAAAGAATCTCCCTCATACAGGAGAAGGTCAGTCAATCTTGGCAAGTCTAGGGCTCTTGCTACTTGGGGCGGTTTATCTGTTCCGCAGAGGAAAGAACAACTGA